From a region of the Sulfuriferula plumbiphila genome:
- a CDS encoding glycoside hydrolase family 5 protein: MRVTRSLSIKLISLLPCAVIAVLAMSGAAASCNRNAVLKGVNIAGAEFNADQLPGILYKNYIYPNSAELDYFASIGANVIRLPFLWERIQPALFGDLDPAELQNIAATVASARSHGMCVILDVHDYGGYRGKAIGTSIVPASAFFNLWTRLAAKFPDTSATAFGLMNEPNKLSIGQWADLAQKTVNAIRKSGAKNLILVSGGRWSGVHDWEKQIGETSNADAFAHFQDPTQRTLIEVHQYADPYYSGTGQTCVPAAAFGKMFDDITRWAKTNNQQLFLGEFGVPPNQQCLEALDAILARIQDASVWRGWTYWAAGSWLGTYPLNIEPKNGTDMPQTGVLKKFLSK; the protein is encoded by the coding sequence ATGCGTGTAACGCGGTCACTGTCCATCAAGCTGATAAGCCTTTTGCCGTGCGCTGTTATCGCAGTCCTGGCTATGTCAGGTGCGGCCGCGAGCTGTAACCGGAACGCAGTACTGAAAGGCGTCAATATTGCCGGCGCGGAATTCAATGCGGATCAGTTGCCGGGGATTTTGTACAAGAACTATATCTATCCGAACAGCGCAGAACTTGATTATTTCGCATCCATCGGCGCCAATGTGATCCGCCTCCCTTTCCTGTGGGAGCGTATTCAGCCAGCTTTGTTTGGCGATCTTGATCCTGCCGAACTTCAAAATATTGCAGCCACGGTCGCGTCGGCCAGATCACACGGAATGTGCGTCATCCTCGATGTGCACGACTATGGCGGCTATCGAGGCAAGGCAATTGGCACATCGATAGTGCCTGCCAGTGCATTTTTTAATTTGTGGACCAGGTTGGCCGCCAAATTTCCTGACACCTCCGCCACAGCGTTCGGCCTGATGAACGAGCCTAACAAGTTATCAATTGGTCAATGGGCCGACCTGGCTCAGAAAACGGTGAATGCAATCAGGAAAAGCGGTGCGAAAAACCTGATCCTAGTCTCCGGCGGCCGCTGGAGTGGCGTACATGACTGGGAAAAGCAAATCGGCGAGACGTCGAATGCAGATGCTTTTGCTCATTTTCAGGATCCGACACAGCGCACACTGATCGAAGTTCACCAATATGCAGACCCCTATTATTCCGGTACCGGCCAGACGTGTGTACCTGCGGCGGCCTTTGGAAAAATGTTCGATGACATCACGCGTTGGGCAAAAACGAACAACCAGCAACTTTTTCTCGGGGAGTTCGGGGTCCCACCCAATCAACAGTGCCTGGAAGCACTGGATGCAATTCTTGCCCGGATTCAAGATGCAAGTGTTTGGCGCGGATGGACGTATTGGGCGGCCGGAAGCTGGCTGGGCACTTATCCATTGAACATCGAGCCGAAAAATGGAACTGATATGCCCCAAACCGGCGTGTTAAAGAAATTTTTGAGTAAGTGA
- a CDS encoding GumK N-terminal domain-containing glycosyltransferase gives MNGNNETNEKNTVPQNFLLITALDYRTPRKANLHFIADELVKRGTTRFFSLRYSMLSRYKADPRACIDASANRKEVFNGAECFLWKTLIHPFNTRKKPLRPLENLFFGWYKNNPSAVLVEWMEQADVIFFESGSAPIFFDLACQVNPGASKTYIASDDLDTINVAEYVRKCFDRAAPNMTAICLPSRVLSSAMPETANKHFVPHGIDHSIAGDADPSPYAAGRHAVSVGSMLFDPSFFQIASRQFPDITFHVIGSGHVRQGYGKNVRVYDEMKYRDTLRYIKHADFGIAPYKAEAVPAYLADTSMKLMQYDFFGLPAVCPMPAVGSYASRFGYHPGNAASIESAIRAALAAPHVPSRRHLSWAQVVDRLIGPQRFGDTRL, from the coding sequence ATGAACGGAAATAACGAAACCAACGAGAAAAATACCGTGCCTCAAAATTTTCTTTTGATCACGGCGCTTGACTACAGGACACCGCGCAAGGCCAATCTTCACTTTATTGCCGACGAACTGGTCAAGCGCGGGACGACCCGTTTTTTTTCACTGCGTTACAGCATGCTGTCGCGTTACAAAGCGGATCCGCGAGCCTGCATTGATGCCAGCGCCAACCGCAAGGAGGTTTTCAATGGCGCGGAATGTTTTCTCTGGAAAACGCTGATTCATCCCTTCAATACGAGAAAAAAGCCGCTCCGTCCCCTGGAGAACCTGTTTTTCGGATGGTACAAAAACAACCCGAGCGCGGTGCTGGTCGAATGGATGGAACAGGCCGATGTGATTTTTTTCGAGAGCGGCTCCGCCCCGATTTTTTTTGACCTTGCCTGCCAGGTCAATCCCGGCGCCAGCAAGACCTACATCGCTTCGGATGACCTGGATACCATCAATGTCGCCGAATATGTCCGTAAATGTTTCGATCGTGCTGCGCCGAACATGACGGCAATCTGTCTGCCGTCACGGGTGCTGTCATCGGCCATGCCCGAGACCGCTAACAAGCACTTCGTCCCGCACGGCATCGACCATTCCATTGCGGGCGATGCCGACCCTTCGCCCTATGCCGCAGGGCGGCATGCGGTTTCGGTCGGGTCGATGCTGTTCGATCCGTCGTTCTTTCAGATCGCTTCGCGGCAATTTCCGGATATCACTTTTCACGTTATCGGGTCTGGCCATGTCCGACAAGGCTACGGAAAAAACGTACGCGTGTACGACGAAATGAAATATCGGGATACCCTGCGCTATATCAAGCATGCAGACTTCGGCATCGCGCCCTATAAAGCCGAAGCGGTCCCCGCATATCTGGCCGACACTTCCATGAAACTCATGCAATACGATTTCTTCGGCCTGCCCGCGGTATGTCCCATGCCGGCGGTGGGTTCCTATGCGTCCCGGTTCGGTTACCACCCCGGCAACGCCGCCTCGATTGAATCGGCTATCCGCGCGGCGCTCGCCGCCCCGCATGTTCCGTCAAGGCGGCATCTGAGTTGGGCGCAGGTCGTCGACCGCCTGATAGGGCCGCAACGCTTTGGTGACACCAGGCTGTAA
- a CDS encoding glycosyltransferase family 2 protein, with protein sequence MTQYNNQVDVIILSWNRVDDTIAAIASTNEQVDVDKRILIVDQGSESENLRRIEHFLRDIPCAELNKLGKNVGVAGGRNIAAGMGNAPYIVALDSDAVFADSRMLARAVAHMDAAPQLCAIGFRIVNFFNGENDATSWDYPAAGCHPDKRFATTRFIGAGHAIRRSTFESVGAYDERLFFCGEEIDLCYRMLNTGLRIEYVPEIAIRHKVAPEHRVFWGKGRYFYTVRNSMYTKYKYGESTFRLGAAALAFLIKGYANRIPGEALRAFKASFAMCRAFKNSVHDKHAYQLSAETRSYILSCEPWRKDGVFSKLRRQFVGLPHQD encoded by the coding sequence ATGACACAATACAATAATCAGGTTGACGTAATCATCCTCTCGTGGAACCGGGTGGACGACACCATTGCGGCGATCGCGAGTACCAACGAACAGGTTGATGTCGACAAACGCATTCTCATCGTCGATCAGGGCAGCGAGTCGGAAAATCTGCGCAGGATCGAGCATTTTCTGCGGGATATTCCGTGCGCGGAGCTCAACAAACTCGGTAAAAACGTGGGGGTGGCCGGCGGCCGCAATATCGCGGCGGGCATGGGTAATGCCCCCTATATCGTGGCGCTGGACAGCGATGCGGTGTTTGCCGATTCCCGCATGCTCGCGCGCGCGGTGGCGCATATGGATGCGGCCCCGCAACTATGTGCGATCGGGTTTCGCATCGTGAATTTCTTCAATGGCGAAAACGACGCCACCTCCTGGGATTACCCGGCCGCCGGCTGTCATCCCGACAAACGTTTCGCCACTACGCGCTTTATCGGGGCCGGGCATGCCATACGGCGCAGCACTTTCGAATCCGTCGGCGCGTATGACGAACGCCTGTTTTTCTGCGGCGAGGAAATCGATCTGTGCTACCGCATGCTCAATACCGGCCTGCGTATTGAATATGTGCCCGAAATTGCAATCCGCCACAAAGTTGCTCCCGAACATCGGGTTTTCTGGGGCAAAGGCCGTTATTTCTACACTGTGCGCAACAGTATGTACACCAAGTATAAATATGGCGAATCCACTTTCCGGCTGGGTGCCGCGGCCTTGGCATTCCTGATCAAGGGATACGCCAACCGGATACCCGGCGAGGCGCTGCGCGCGTTCAAAGCCTCATTCGCGATGTGCCGGGCATTCAAAAATTCGGTTCATGATAAACACGCGTATCAGCTGAGCGCGGAGACGCGATCCTATATTTTGTCGTGTGAGCCCTGGCGCAAGGACGGCGTGTTCTCCAAGTTGCGCAGGCAATTTGTCGGGCTGCCGCACCAAGACTGA